In Cyprinus carpio isolate SPL01 unplaced genomic scaffold, ASM1834038v1 S000000001, whole genome shotgun sequence, one genomic interval encodes:
- the LOC122142541 gene encoding uncharacterized protein LOC122142541, giving the protein MAPKRLRCSVVGCKNEHGCRHLVPTSEPLKTQWITFVFEGDAPPDLPKCVYVCSNHFTQDCFVNEGQYKAGFATKLILRDGSVPTVRDPASPSAESSSSEEWAKVHHVACQTDTTQLCTVATQLSIKTLRPHYKSTGTQTAMSCPDIGVGSSQPLLSSSSKKRPNKRSRLKLDEEEEDPFGGSSSLIAKEPLDSTCDPVDSVTALTEPTDVTMQSSKPAQKNTTYIVYESCLLELFEQCPECYRVCDVRTRRVGTFLSVEQRCPDCDFSRKWNSQPILGSTAAGNLQLSVALYATGASFFRLKKIFRAMQLKMINYETFRNHARSYIEPAIVHSWKTTQDVMLQQLRQQQNIVLGGDWRVNLPGHTAKFGSYSVMDLRTSTIIDLQLLQSNEVGGSNCMEKEGLKRSLDVLRAHGVSFDSIVTDRHPRVQKFLREANITQYCDVRHTEKGLSKKLLKISQSKECVKLRKWLRSIKNHIYWTAASSCSRQERVAKWTSILNHVQDIHTHEDPVFPRCLHPQPTSRDKSKWLRAGTPAFCRLEKVLTNKRILKDVEKLSPHHQTSSLEEFHSVFQRFAPKNLVFPFLEMLCRLYLAALHFNENAGRPQATTAAAEPLYKLSFPKCKKGQCTAKPVKADPTFHYVDSLMDLIFEKVVMDPAPYVDEVLKISTPEDLTAQFEKPDKLEVIASYVSRFNQGQV; this is encoded by the exons ATGGCTCCCAAGCGGTTGAGGTGCTCTGTTGTTGGCTGTAAGAATGAACATGGCTGTCGTCACTTAGTCCCGAcgtctgagccgctgaagacgcagtggattacctttgtttttgaagggGATGCGCCccctgatctacctaaatgtgtttatgtgtgctcGAATCATTTTACacaagactgctttgtaaatgaGGGTCAGTACAAAGCAGGTTTTGCTACAAAATTGATCCTGAGGGATGGATCGGTACCAactgttcgtgatccagcttcaccttcAGCAGAA TCAAGCTCGTCTGAAGAATGGGCCAAGGTGCATCATGTGGCCTGCCAGACGGACACAACTCAACTCTGCACCGTTGCCACCCAGCTGTCAATAAAAACTCTACGTCCTCACTACAAGAGCACAG GCACACAGACAGCTATGTCATGCCCTGATATTGGTGTTGGCTCCTCACAACCACTGctgtcatcatcatcaaaaaagaGGCCAAATAAGAGATCTCGTTTGAAGCTGGACGAGGAAGAGGAGGACCCGTTTGGAGGCAGCTCAAGTCTGATCGCCAAAGAGCCTTTGGATTCTACATGTGATCCTGTAGACTCTGTCACAGCTTTGACTGAGCCGACAGATGTGAC GATGCAATCTTCCAAGCCGGCTCAAAAGAACACAACATACATTGTTTATGAAAGCTGCCTACTGGAGCTCTTTGAGCAGTGCCCTGAGTGTTACCGTGTTTGCGATGTGCGGACGAGAAGGGTTGGGACGTTCCTCTCTGTAGAACAACGGTGTCCAGACTGTGATTTCTCTAGAAAATGGAATAGTCAGCCAATTCTTGGAAGCACTGCTGCAGGAAACCTTCAGCTTTCTGTTGCACTGTATGCCACTGGTGCCTCTTTCTTCAGACTTAAAAAG ATCTTCCGGGCAATGCAGCTGAAAATGATAAACTATGAGACCTTTCGAAATCATGCCCGGAGTTACATAGAGCCCGCGATTGTTCATAGCTGGAAGACCACACAGGACGTCATGTTACAGCAGCTCCGTCAACAGCAGAACATTGTCCTAGGAGGTGACTGGAGGGTTAACTTACCAG GTCATACTGCCAAGTTTGGCAGTTACTCTGTGATGGACCTAAGGACCAGCACTATTATTGATCTGCAGCTTCTTCAG AGTAATGAAGTCGGAGGGAGCAACTGTATGGAGAAAGAGGGTCTGAAGAGGAGCCTTGATGTCTTGAGGGCACATGGTGTGAGTTTCGATAGTATTGTTACAGACCGACACCCTCGAGTACAGAAATTCTTGCGGGAGGCTAACATCACACAGTACTGTGATGTGAGGCACACAGAAAAAG GACTGTCTAAGAAACTGCTGAAGATTTCACAGAGCAAAGAATGTGTGAAACTGCGTAAGTGGCTTCGCAGTATAAAAAACCACATATATTGGACAGCAGCTTCTTCTTGCTCGAGGCAAGAGCGAGTGGCAAAGTGGACTTCAATACTTAATCATGTCcaagacatacacacacatgaagatCCTGTTTTCCCACGGTGCTTGCATCCGCAGCCCACTTCAAGGGACAAGAGCAAGTGGTTGAGAGCTG GGACACCTGCATTCTGTAGATTAGAGAAGGTGCTCACAAACAAGAGGATTCTGAAGGATGTGGAGAAGCTGAGCCCTCACCATCAGACCTCGTCGCTGGAGGAGTTTCACAGCGTATTTCAGCGTTTTGCGCCCAAGAACCTTGTCTTTCCTTTTCTTGAAATGTTATGCAG ACTTTACCTGGCAGCCCTACATTTTAATGAGAATGCTGGGCGTCCCCAAGCCACGACAGCAGCTGCTGAGCCACTATATAAGCTCAGTTTCCCAAAGTGCAAGAAAGGACAATGCACTGCAAAGCCAGTGAAAGCAGATCCAACCTTTC actaCGTGGACAGCCTGATGGACCTCATCTTTGAGAAAGTTGTTATGGACCCAGCCCCATACGTGGATGAGGTCCTGAAGATCTCCACACCTGAGGATCTCACAGCCCAGTTTGAGAAACCAGACAAACTGGAAGTGATAGCCAGCTACGTGTCTCGGTTCAATCAAGGACAGGTCTGA